In a genomic window of Gemmatimonadota bacterium:
- a CDS encoding PQQ-binding-like beta-propeller repeat protein, translated as MRLWRLLPLALTGLFLVASSPLPAQSTLPAWEPVTAERLLDPEDGDWMSYRRSYDVTGFSPLDEIDRSNVDELRLVWAYSVNDNNRWVPTPIVANGLLYVAEGSGRVLAFEAANGDVAWIHERPYPDDIRGSQAFGKHRGVAVYGDRIYWGTADSYLVALDARTGEQIWEVQTGDYHAAMGHSHPPLIVEGKVLLGHSGGDLGARGTFWAYDAGTGALLWTFHTVPGAPGDPGWETWTARDVPPLGGATWNTISYDPELRLVYVPTGQPYPWSALLRGPGDALYTNSIVALDIDTGALAWHFQLLPEDSWDRAAYEAMLVDLEIGGETRRALIQTSKLGWGVVLDRATGEFLHAFRTGVDNLVTGWTDEGRPILNPALVPVPADMETGKVFEVCPFYHGGRDLNAPSFSPETGLYYLGVNNTCMDISFRAQAVRPGTLSSGLTAVPKLAPGYDFVGEFVAFDPSTGERVWAYQPPSGSAMTASALATAGGIVFGGTADREFFALDADSGELLWETRLNGDISGAPVTFQVGGKQYLAVGAGGRIAQTVTYGPLTGTHLSEGSGVIWVFALP; from the coding sequence ATGCGCCTCTGGCGCCTCCTTCCCCTCGCCCTTACGGGGCTCTTCCTCGTCGCCAGCTCGCCGCTGCCCGCCCAGTCCACGCTCCCGGCCTGGGAGCCGGTGACCGCCGAGCGCCTGCTCGATCCCGAAGACGGGGATTGGATGAGCTACCGCAGGAGCTACGACGTGACCGGCTTCAGCCCGCTCGACGAGATCGATCGCTCGAACGTGGACGAGCTCCGCCTCGTATGGGCTTACTCCGTGAACGACAACAATCGGTGGGTCCCGACCCCGATCGTGGCGAACGGGCTTTTGTACGTCGCGGAGGGATCCGGGCGTGTCCTCGCCTTCGAAGCGGCCAACGGGGATGTCGCCTGGATCCACGAGCGCCCCTATCCCGACGACATTCGGGGTTCGCAGGCCTTTGGAAAACACCGAGGCGTCGCGGTTTACGGGGATCGGATCTATTGGGGGACCGCCGACTCTTACCTCGTCGCGCTCGACGCGCGCACGGGGGAACAGATCTGGGAGGTCCAGACCGGGGACTATCACGCCGCGATGGGACACTCCCATCCCCCGCTGATCGTGGAGGGGAAAGTCCTCCTGGGTCACTCCGGAGGGGATTTGGGAGCGCGGGGCACCTTCTGGGCCTACGATGCCGGGACCGGAGCGCTCCTCTGGACCTTTCACACCGTTCCCGGCGCTCCTGGGGACCCGGGGTGGGAGACGTGGACGGCGCGCGATGTCCCTCCGCTCGGGGGCGCGACCTGGAACACCATCAGCTACGATCCCGAGTTGAGGCTCGTCTACGTCCCCACCGGACAGCCCTATCCCTGGTCGGCGCTCCTCCGGGGCCCCGGGGATGCGCTCTACACCAACTCGATCGTGGCGCTCGACATTGATACCGGCGCGCTGGCATGGCACTTCCAGCTCCTCCCCGAGGACTCCTGGGACCGGGCCGCATACGAAGCCATGCTCGTGGATCTGGAGATCGGGGGCGAGACGAGGCGCGCCCTCATCCAGACGAGCAAGCTCGGCTGGGGGGTCGTGCTCGATCGCGCCACCGGCGAATTCCTCCACGCCTTCCGGACCGGGGTCGACAACCTCGTGACCGGCTGGACCGACGAGGGGCGTCCCATCCTCAATCCGGCTCTCGTTCCGGTTCCCGCCGACATGGAGACCGGAAAGGTGTTCGAGGTCTGCCCGTTCTATCACGGCGGTCGCGACCTGAACGCGCCGAGCTTCAGTCCGGAGACGGGGCTCTACTACCTCGGAGTCAACAACACTTGCATGGACATCTCTTTCCGGGCGCAGGCGGTTCGGCCCGGGACCCTGTCCAGCGGCCTCACGGCGGTCCCGAAGTTGGCGCCCGGTTACGACTTCGTCGGCGAGTTCGTCGCCTTCGATCCGTCCACGGGAGAGCGGGTGTGGGCATACCAGCCGCCGAGCGGATCCGCGATGACGGCCTCCGCCCTCGCGACTGCGGGAGGGATCGTCTTCGGGGGGACGGCGGACCGCGAGTTCTTCGCGCTCGACGCCGATTCCGGGGAGTTGTTGTGGGAGACGCGCCTGAACGGGGACATCTCGGGCGCACCGGTGACCTTCCAGGTCGGCGGGAAGCAGTACCTCGCCGTGGGTGCGGGCGGACGGATCGCCCAGACGGTCACCTACGGTCCCCTCACCGGAACACACCTCTCCGAAGGGAGCGGGGTGATCTGGGTTTTCGCGCTTCCGTAA
- a CDS encoding cytochrome c, which yields MKVRRWACAVTAGALFGPAAVGAQSHDGSVANHEPHYFTAEEFGIDPEGVSFSRDIAPILQRSCQNCHRPGGGGPMSLLTYDEVRPWAPVIVERTAIRDRMGAMPPFFVEKEIGITAFKDDPSLSDEELALIQTWVANGAPQGNPADLPPPLEFVDDDVWTIGEPDLIVRSRDVTVPAVGPDWWGDLGLVPTGLTEDRYVQAVEVREVNDIPAGNESNTVGGRYIFHHMTYTAGRLNADGTDVAGGTRFPIHEVGRNADLFPERAGRLLAANSALSLGQAHLHPNGRESRGHLEFGFRFFPVGYEPEYRRQGPLLGNGIDIDVRPDQAGQEFHSYVVLQEHTKIIAFEPHLHAPGVRMCMEAIWGHNQFTLNCVGYDHNWVKQYIYDDEAAPLLPKGTILHIIGFLDTTGENPNVADSRNWAGGGRRSVANMFIDLGYSVQLTEEQFQREMAERRSRMRDRNEYDVGCPLCWAPVVEPPATAAAGVN from the coding sequence ATGAAGGTTAGACGCTGGGCATGCGCCGTTACGGCAGGGGCGCTCTTCGGGCCCGCGGCGGTCGGCGCGCAAAGCCACGACGGAAGCGTCGCGAACCACGAGCCGCACTACTTCACCGCCGAGGAGTTCGGAATCGACCCCGAAGGGGTCAGCTTCTCGCGGGACATCGCACCGATTCTCCAGCGGAGTTGCCAGAACTGCCACCGCCCCGGCGGTGGCGGCCCGATGTCGCTGTTGACCTACGACGAGGTGCGCCCCTGGGCGCCCGTGATCGTGGAGCGGACGGCGATCCGGGACCGCATGGGGGCGATGCCCCCCTTCTTCGTCGAAAAGGAGATCGGAATCACCGCGTTCAAGGACGATCCTTCGCTGAGCGACGAGGAGCTCGCCCTCATCCAGACCTGGGTGGCGAATGGAGCCCCACAGGGGAACCCGGCCGATCTTCCGCCCCCCCTCGAATTCGTGGACGACGACGTGTGGACGATCGGCGAGCCGGATCTGATCGTCCGCTCCCGCGACGTGACGGTTCCGGCGGTCGGCCCCGACTGGTGGGGCGATCTCGGGCTCGTCCCCACCGGCCTCACGGAGGATCGGTACGTGCAGGCGGTGGAGGTGCGCGAAGTGAACGACATTCCCGCCGGCAACGAGTCGAATACGGTGGGCGGGCGCTACATCTTCCACCACATGACGTACACGGCCGGGCGTCTCAACGCGGATGGGACCGACGTCGCCGGAGGAACCCGGTTCCCGATCCACGAGGTCGGGAGGAACGCCGACCTCTTCCCGGAGCGCGCCGGCCGGCTCCTCGCGGCGAACTCCGCCCTGAGCCTCGGCCAGGCACACCTTCATCCGAACGGGCGCGAGTCGAGGGGACATCTCGAATTCGGCTTCAGGTTTTTCCCAGTCGGCTATGAGCCGGAGTACCGGCGCCAGGGCCCCCTCCTCGGAAACGGAATCGACATTGATGTCCGCCCGGACCAGGCGGGACAGGAGTTCCACTCGTACGTGGTGCTCCAGGAGCACACCAAGATCATCGCCTTCGAACCGCACCTTCATGCGCCGGGAGTGCGCATGTGCATGGAGGCGATCTGGGGGCACAACCAGTTCACCCTGAACTGCGTCGGCTACGACCACAACTGGGTGAAGCAGTACATCTACGACGACGAGGCGGCCCCGCTCCTCCCCAAGGGGACGATCCTCCACATCATCGGCTTCCTCGATACGACGGGCGAGAACCCGAACGTGGCGGACTCGCGGAATTGGGCGGGTGGCGGGCGGCGCTCCGTCGCAAACATGTTCATTGACCTGGGTTATTCGGTGCAACTCACCGAAGAGCAGTTCCAACGGGAGATGGCGGAGCGGCGCTCGAGAATGCGCGACCGGAACGAATACGACGTCGGATGTCCGCTCTGCTGGGCGCCCGTGGTCGAGCCTCCGGCGACCGCGGCGGCGGGAGTGAACTGA
- a CDS encoding cupin domain-containing protein codes for MIRNRGRASQIGIALSLVAAGTLGLVLLPVPRESGALQSNFMGGSPSILDAEGLTVLRLRFPAGVRSNWHTHADGQLLMIEEGRGRTQVRGGVVEEVGPGQPWYTGPGIEHWHGAAPDSDVAQWTVYNGQVTWLDPVTDEQYRVAPGQR; via the coding sequence ATGATCCGGAATCGTGGAAGGGCGTCACAGATCGGAATCGCACTTTCCCTCGTGGCCGCCGGAACCCTGGGCCTCGTTCTCCTCCCGGTCCCCCGGGAGTCCGGGGCCCTGCAGAGCAACTTCATGGGAGGAAGCCCGAGCATCCTCGACGCGGAAGGGCTAACGGTCCTACGGCTTCGGTTTCCCGCAGGGGTCCGTTCCAATTGGCACACGCATGCCGACGGGCAACTCCTGATGATCGAGGAGGGCCGCGGCCGCACCCAGGTCCGTGGGGGCGTCGTGGAAGAAGTGGGCCCCGGCCAGCCCTGGTACACGGGCCCGGGGATCGAGCACTGGCACGGCGCCGCCCCCGACTCGGACGTCGCCCAATGGACCGTGTACAACGGCCAGGTGACCTGGTTGGATCCCGTCACCGACGAGCAGTACCGGGTTGCCCCTGGCCAGCGGTAA
- a CDS encoding M1 family metallopeptidase, with protein sequence MRESLRAPGLVFAFVLSASGCAGGAAEPGVAPAAGPQVAAPRESSPAPFDPTGIRWSARPVPVPAAFQAAIEAGTRTSVGTPGPNYWTQRVDYRIDATLDPVTARLTGSEVITYRNESPTEVGLVILHLYQNLFSEGVERTRQVPVTSGITVGRVAVGGREFQLSPTRRAGAYIVQGTLMGVYFEDPIPPNGAIELEVDWNFEVPPQGAPRQGHIENRLFNVAQWYPQVAVFDDLRGWDTWPYLGNGEFYLEYGDFDVSLTLPEGWLAGASGTLQNPEEVLTETVRSRLATALQSDVVVHIVTEAGRGAGTATLSEPDGTLTWRFKANGVRDFAFAASGDYVWDATRAHSPGADGDGAAEIVEVHSFYRPETESWTESAEYIQHALTFHAERWHPYPWPQMTGAEGPVGGMEYPMLTFVAAFPQARDVYETLNHEIGHMWFPMMVGSNEASYPWMDEGLTTYIEAYATGDFFGEPDSWRRDQDAYTNVAGADFETPIMRHADLHGSTGTYGEAAYWKPATLLRALEGLIGREAVWEALQRYNSAWIYGHPDPMDFFNAVEAVAGRDLDWFWHPFWYETAALDQAVEAVEMVSTPSGSRGVRVTIADLGEAPMPAIVEVGIAGGALRETIPVEVWLQGARRHELYFELPADAALERVEVDPEGIFPDADRTNNAWER encoded by the coding sequence GTGCGCGAGTCCCTCCGCGCCCCAGGGCTCGTTTTCGCGTTCGTCCTCTCCGCGTCGGGGTGTGCCGGAGGGGCTGCGGAGCCGGGCGTCGCGCCCGCGGCTGGCCCGCAGGTCGCAGCCCCCCGGGAATCCTCACCCGCGCCCTTCGATCCCACCGGGATCCGATGGTCCGCCCGCCCCGTCCCCGTGCCCGCCGCCTTCCAGGCGGCGATCGAAGCCGGGACTCGCACGTCGGTCGGGACCCCCGGTCCCAACTATTGGACGCAGCGGGTGGACTATCGCATCGACGCCACCCTCGATCCCGTGACCGCGCGCCTCACCGGATCGGAGGTCATCACCTACCGGAACGAATCACCGACCGAGGTCGGTCTCGTCATCCTCCACCTCTATCAGAACCTTTTCTCCGAAGGGGTGGAGCGGACGCGGCAGGTCCCGGTGACCAGCGGGATCACCGTCGGGCGGGTGGCCGTGGGTGGTCGCGAGTTTCAGCTCTCGCCGACCCGCCGGGCCGGCGCCTACATCGTGCAGGGGACCTTGATGGGGGTGTATTTTGAGGATCCCATCCCCCCGAACGGTGCGATCGAGCTCGAGGTGGATTGGAACTTCGAGGTTCCGCCGCAGGGGGCCCCGCGCCAGGGCCACATCGAAAATCGCCTCTTCAACGTGGCGCAGTGGTATCCGCAGGTCGCAGTCTTCGACGACCTCCGGGGGTGGGACACCTGGCCCTACCTGGGGAACGGCGAGTTCTACCTGGAATACGGCGACTTCGACGTCTCCCTCACCCTTCCGGAGGGGTGGCTCGCCGGGGCCTCGGGAACGCTCCAGAATCCCGAAGAGGTCCTGACCGAAACGGTGCGGTCGCGGCTCGCCACCGCCCTCCAGAGCGACGTGGTGGTCCACATCGTCACGGAGGCCGGGAGAGGAGCGGGAACCGCGACTCTATCCGAGCCCGACGGCACGCTCACCTGGCGCTTCAAGGCCAACGGGGTCCGTGACTTCGCCTTCGCGGCTTCCGGCGATTACGTCTGGGATGCGACGCGCGCGCATTCCCCCGGCGCGGACGGTGACGGTGCGGCCGAGATCGTGGAAGTGCACTCCTTTTACCGGCCCGAGACGGAATCGTGGACGGAATCGGCGGAATACATCCAACACGCCCTGACCTTTCACGCGGAGCGGTGGCACCCCTATCCCTGGCCGCAGATGACGGGGGCCGAGGGACCGGTGGGTGGAATGGAGTATCCGATGCTCACCTTCGTGGCCGCCTTCCCCCAGGCGCGGGACGTCTACGAGACACTCAACCACGAGATCGGACACATGTGGTTTCCGATGATGGTCGGCTCGAACGAGGCCTCTTATCCGTGGATGGACGAAGGACTGACGACGTACATCGAGGCCTATGCGACCGGAGATTTCTTCGGCGAGCCGGACTCCTGGAGGCGGGACCAGGACGCGTACACGAACGTGGCGGGCGCGGACTTCGAGACCCCCATCATGCGGCACGCGGATCTCCACGGCTCCACAGGCACTTACGGAGAGGCTGCGTACTGGAAACCGGCCACACTGCTTCGCGCGCTCGAGGGTCTGATCGGGCGTGAGGCCGTGTGGGAGGCGCTCCAGCGCTACAACTCCGCCTGGATCTACGGCCACCCCGACCCCATGGACTTCTTCAACGCGGTCGAGGCGGTTGCGGGGCGCGACCTGGACTGGTTCTGGCATCCCTTCTGGTATGAGACGGCGGCCCTCGACCAGGCCGTCGAAGCGGTCGAGATGGTTTCGACGCCGTCCGGGTCACGGGGGGTCCGCGTCACCATCGCGGACCTGGGAGAAGCGCCCATGCCGGCGATCGTCGAGGTAGGGATCGCCGGAGGCGCACTGCGGGAAACCATCCCCGTGGAGGTCTGGCTCCAGGGGGCCCGTCGCCACGAGCTCTACTTCGAGCTTCCCGCGGACGCTGCGCTCGAACGGGTCGAAGTGGATCCCGAGGGGATCTTTCCCGACGCGGACCGGACGAACAACGCCTGGGAGCGTTAG
- a CDS encoding TadE family protein → MEFVLAIPVFLVMMSGMFEFSRYYIHRLTIRNAVAEGTRYATTGNFQIDEESGDAIDRATSIRNTILEHTSRFGVTSGDIIITPEDGGAPEEVVTVRLNYEYEVAMPLMEHVLGTGLFDFQVSTSMRNEPFFN, encoded by the coding sequence GTGGAGTTCGTCCTCGCGATCCCGGTCTTCCTCGTCATGATGTCCGGAATGTTCGAGTTCAGCCGGTACTATATCCACCGGCTCACGATTCGGAACGCGGTGGCCGAGGGCACCCGTTACGCGACGACCGGCAACTTCCAGATCGACGAAGAATCGGGCGATGCGATCGACCGCGCCACCTCGATCCGCAACACCATTCTGGAGCACACATCGCGATTCGGCGTGACCTCGGGGGACATCATCATCACCCCGGAAGACGGGGGAGCCCCGGAAGAAGTCGTGACGGTCCGACTGAACTACGAATATGAAGTCGCGATGCCGTTGATGGAGCATGTGCTTGGCACCGGGCTCTTCGACTTCCAGGTGTCCACCTCGATGCGTAACGAGCCCTTCTTCAATTGA
- a CDS encoding TadE family protein, with protein sequence MGRWAFGSARRLAREESGQDLVELVMVTPLLCLVVFGILEFGNILDSQQAVSYLTREGASMASRGVSMPAVLNATLDNGSGIQLEERGGLVLSRLVVGDGVPNVEEQIASIGYESASRLGMVGDELDELTDITMADGANIYVLEIFYTRPTLTPVMAFLSVMVPDVLYDRAIF encoded by the coding sequence ATGGGCCGGTGGGCTTTCGGCTCCGCTCGCCGCCTTGCGCGAGAGGAGTCGGGACAGGACCTGGTCGAACTCGTCATGGTCACGCCTCTACTCTGCCTCGTAGTCTTCGGGATTCTCGAGTTCGGAAACATCCTCGACTCCCAACAGGCGGTCTCCTACCTCACCCGTGAAGGCGCCAGCATGGCCTCGCGCGGCGTATCCATGCCGGCGGTCCTCAACGCGACGCTCGACAACGGATCCGGGATCCAGTTGGAGGAAAGGGGGGGTCTCGTTTTGAGCCGGCTCGTCGTCGGGGACGGCGTCCCCAACGTCGAGGAACAGATCGCGAGCATTGGATATGAAAGCGCCAGTCGGCTGGGCATGGTGGGCGACGAGCTGGACGAGTTGACCGACATCACGATGGCCGACGGCGCCAACATCTACGTCCTCGAAATCTTTTATACACGTCCGACCCTCACTCCCGTCATGGCATTCCTGTCTGTCATGGTGCCGGACGTCCTTTACGATCGAGCCATCTTCTGA
- a CDS encoding TadE/TadG family type IV pilus assembly protein: MRPNTVRPSNRRIPVQARALIADERGAILLMVAILGVVIAGLTGMVMDLGLAYVNRAQMSRAVDAGSLAGARTLRSGEDVARDQALALAAVNGVSQGDGTSLQVLFATNAEGESTVEMIASRPMPTIFLRAVGLNELLIASSAMAAVPPVDLVLVLDQSGSLAANGAWDDLQDAAIAFIEHFDDDIDQVGLVSFALRATNRFSIGHGFTTTIENRINAMTSAGDTNAGEGLRFALGQLSLPNVRDRSVKVVVFFTDGRPTAFRGALGNNGPINGGSALGPFTSATPGVEDRIMAVYTTGNLVRGYFNNPDALPSNSIPNPNGCQNVSSCWGWDEDEVREKGRDAGLEVADVVRGQDILIYSIGLGNPNAGDPLLVPDMNYLKLIANEGGISDEDQPAGRAYFAPSPAELQAVFNQVAQDLLVRLAR, from the coding sequence ATGAGACCGAACACCGTTCGGCCGTCGAATCGTAGGATTCCGGTGCAGGCACGCGCCCTAATCGCCGACGAGAGGGGCGCGATCCTCCTGATGGTTGCGATCCTCGGAGTCGTCATTGCGGGGCTCACCGGAATGGTCATGGACCTCGGCCTCGCCTATGTGAATCGCGCACAGATGTCTCGGGCGGTTGATGCCGGCTCCCTCGCCGGCGCACGGACACTCCGGAGCGGCGAGGACGTGGCGCGCGACCAGGCGCTCGCGCTCGCGGCCGTGAACGGGGTGAGCCAAGGAGACGGAACTTCCCTCCAAGTCCTTTTCGCAACGAATGCCGAGGGGGAAAGCACCGTCGAAATGATCGCGAGCCGTCCGATGCCCACGATCTTTCTCCGAGCCGTCGGATTAAACGAACTCCTGATCGCGTCGTCCGCGATGGCCGCAGTGCCGCCCGTGGACCTCGTCCTGGTCCTCGACCAGTCGGGGTCGCTCGCGGCGAACGGCGCTTGGGACGACCTCCAAGACGCTGCGATCGCCTTCATCGAGCATTTCGACGACGACATCGATCAAGTGGGGTTGGTCTCTTTCGCGCTCCGTGCCACCAACCGGTTCTCGATCGGCCACGGCTTCACGACCACGATCGAGAACCGGATCAACGCGATGACCTCGGCCGGGGACACGAACGCCGGAGAAGGTCTCCGCTTCGCGCTCGGTCAACTCAGCCTCCCCAACGTGCGCGACCGCTCGGTGAAGGTCGTGGTTTTTTTCACTGACGGACGTCCCACGGCCTTCCGGGGAGCGCTCGGAAACAACGGACCCATCAACGGAGGTTCCGCTTTGGGCCCATTCACCTCCGCGACCCCCGGCGTCGAAGACCGAATCATGGCCGTCTACACGACGGGAAATCTGGTTCGCGGCTACTTCAACAATCCGGACGCCCTTCCATCCAACTCGATTCCGAACCCGAACGGGTGCCAAAACGTCTCGAGTTGTTGGGGATGGGACGAGGACGAGGTTCGCGAGAAGGGGAGGGACGCGGGGCTCGAGGTCGCGGACGTGGTCCGTGGCCAGGACATCCTCATCTACAGCATCGGACTCGGGAACCCGAACGCGGGCGATCCCCTCCTCGTGCCCGACATGAACTACCTCAAGCTGATCGCGAACGAAGGCGGGATCAGCGACGAGGACCAGCCCGCCGGACGCGCGTACTTCGCCCCTTCCCCGGCGGAGCTCCAAGCGGTCTTCAATCAGGTCGCGCAGGATCTACTGGTACGGCTGGCACGGTAA
- a CDS encoding HNH endonuclease signature motif containing protein: MILGGLRAMRDCQGMRKSSSEFREALKRVQEEIAPRVETPATLVRGKERNVLRNSGIYWKALNLLGPRPGVIELTDFGQRVADGAISRAEFAAVVVQSFTLPNPHLSGVDWSGWRDAHLEIRPLLLILEIILAMREAGNPGEAYLALEELVRVVIPLAGAKAELDDYVAAIEAKRRGDLDLSAWPDCVPEDNDPRMADEFLRFLSHWGYLNREKGSTRYTTTYWLSEDRLAEVREVVEARVAGSSYEDALTGLRESGRPLFVDRVRITIEVIRRPGQQAFRREVLRSFESRCVLTGETIPDVLIAAHIIPVKYGGGDDPGNGLCLRSDVHTLFDAGHIRISPERAVHLSELAGASPSYGGLAGPLALPPAVSEEVLRWRWRYN; the protein is encoded by the coding sequence ATGATACTGGGCGGCCTCCGGGCGATGCGCGACTGCCAAGGCATGAGGAAGAGCTCGTCCGAGTTCCGCGAAGCCCTGAAGAGAGTGCAAGAGGAGATCGCTCCGAGAGTCGAAACGCCGGCGACATTGGTCAGGGGCAAGGAGCGGAACGTCCTCCGGAACTCGGGAATCTACTGGAAGGCCCTCAACCTTCTGGGGCCGCGACCGGGAGTAATCGAACTAACTGATTTCGGGCAGCGGGTTGCCGACGGTGCGATTTCTCGCGCCGAGTTTGCCGCCGTCGTCGTTCAATCGTTCACGCTTCCGAATCCGCATCTTAGCGGGGTCGATTGGTCCGGGTGGCGAGATGCCCACCTCGAGATTCGGCCGCTCCTACTAATCCTGGAGATCATCCTCGCCATGCGGGAAGCCGGCAATCCCGGAGAGGCTTATCTGGCGCTTGAGGAGTTGGTCCGGGTAGTGATCCCGCTCGCGGGGGCGAAGGCGGAACTGGACGACTACGTGGCGGCGATCGAAGCCAAGCGCCGCGGCGATCTCGACTTGTCTGCGTGGCCCGACTGCGTCCCAGAAGACAACGATCCGAGGATGGCTGATGAGTTCTTGCGGTTTCTTAGCCACTGGGGGTACCTGAATCGAGAAAAGGGATCTACCCGTTACACAACTACTTACTGGCTCTCGGAAGACCGACTGGCGGAGGTGAGGGAGGTAGTCGAGGCTAGAGTGGCCGGGTCTTCGTATGAGGATGCGTTGACGGGGCTGCGAGAGAGTGGTCGCCCTCTCTTCGTCGATCGCGTTCGCATTACGATAGAGGTGATCCGCCGCCCTGGGCAGCAAGCCTTTCGGCGAGAGGTGCTGCGGTCTTTCGAGAGCCGATGTGTTCTGACGGGCGAGACCATTCCGGACGTGCTGATCGCCGCCCACATAATTCCGGTGAAGTATGGCGGCGGCGACGATCCCGGAAACGGCCTGTGCTTGAGGTCAGACGTTCACACTCTCTTCGACGCTGGGCACATTCGGATCTCACCCGAGAGAGCGGTGCATCTATCTGAACTTGCAGGTGCCAGCCCGAGCTACGGAGGTCTCGCAGGACCCCTGGCCCTCCCGCCGGCTGTAAGCGAGGAGGTCCTGAGATGGCGATGGAGGTACAACTGA
- a CDS encoding DNA cytosine methyltransferase codes for MKAVSLFSGAGGLDLGFRQAGFDLVWAVDSYADAVESYRKNISDHIVLADLAGVEASSVPHGDVIIGGFPCQGFSVANITRSSEDGRNKLYLEFVRILRNIRPQFFLAENVKGILSLADGVVFQEILADFAKVGYTVAYSLLNAADYGVPQSRQRVFLLGAREDVACDLSAFPPVRTHADSSEAAALGLSPWIGVGDALADVPEPDAEHDLPNHDGYSRYKLRFNGYLGHRRINPAMPSPTLTARGDDRGGVVVLHHPDNHRRISPREAARIQGFPDWFAFAGTRTSAYRQIANAVPPPLARAVAASILDCASGSSESAIAHGSRLEAEHPIQPSLL; via the coding sequence GTGAAGGCAGTGTCGCTGTTTTCCGGAGCTGGCGGACTCGACCTCGGCTTCCGCCAGGCGGGCTTTGATCTCGTATGGGCAGTGGACAGCTACGCGGATGCGGTCGAGTCCTACCGGAAGAACATTAGCGACCACATTGTCCTTGCCGACCTGGCAGGAGTTGAGGCCAGTTCCGTCCCTCACGGGGACGTGATAATCGGAGGATTTCCGTGCCAGGGGTTTTCGGTCGCTAACATTACCAGGTCAAGCGAGGATGGTCGAAACAAGCTCTATCTGGAGTTCGTGCGCATCCTTCGAAACATCCGGCCGCAGTTCTTCTTGGCCGAGAACGTCAAGGGTATCCTGAGCCTCGCCGACGGAGTCGTCTTTCAAGAGATTCTGGCCGATTTTGCCAAGGTCGGTTACACAGTGGCCTATTCGCTGCTCAACGCGGCAGATTACGGAGTGCCGCAGTCCCGGCAGAGAGTGTTCCTGCTTGGAGCCAGGGAGGACGTTGCTTGCGACCTGAGCGCCTTTCCTCCAGTGCGCACTCACGCTGACTCAAGTGAGGCGGCTGCCCTGGGTCTGTCGCCCTGGATCGGGGTGGGGGATGCGCTGGCGGACGTGCCGGAGCCGGATGCCGAGCATGACTTGCCGAACCACGACGGCTACTCGCGCTACAAGCTGCGGTTCAATGGCTACCTCGGTCACCGTCGAATCAATCCTGCGATGCCCTCGCCAACGTTGACGGCACGGGGGGATGATCGCGGTGGAGTCGTAGTCCTGCATCATCCGGACAATCACCGCCGTATTTCCCCCAGGGAGGCCGCGAGGATACAGGGTTTTCCAGATTGGTTCGCCTTCGCCGGCACACGGACCTCAGCCTACCGGCAAATTGCGAACGCTGTGCCTCCGCCGCTCGCTCGGGCCGTGGCCGCCTCAATTCTCGACTGCGCATCGGGGTCGTCGGAGAGCGCCATCGCCCATGGATCGAGGCTTGAGGCTGAGCACCCTATCCAGCCTTCCCTGCTCTGA